The stretch of DNA TAAAAACCTACTGGTTAGCGGCTGTGAGAGATGGGGTTGCTTACGAGTACAAGGATGGGACCATCTCGGCGACTGATGTTGTGGAGGGAAGAGTCCTATGGAGCCACAAGCTAACTCCGGGCTACGTGTTTCCAGAGCCCCAGGGTCCTGGAAGGGCGTTCACAGGGGTGTTGAAGGGGGCTTGGGTTGATGACAACTCCCTCATACTCCTCTTACAGGACTCAGACCAGGCTACTGGCGAGCTTGTCTGGGTCTACAGCCTTGTGGTAGCTTCGGAGGAAGGTGTTAGGGAATCCTACCTCGAGGCCTTCAGGGTTAAGTCAGACTTCGCAAGTTACGATATTAGGGTAGGGTTTGACGGGGAGAGGGTTTACGTGCTAACCGGCCTCATATGGAGCTATCGAGGCGCATACCAAGGGGTGGTAACCCTAGACTCTCTAGCTCTAGACGGTAGTGCTAAGCGGTTACTCGTCCGGGAGGTAGGGGGCGCGCCGGAGGATGGCTACCTCCCTCTCTACCTCTTCGTCGACGACGGTAGAGTGGGGATCGGCTACGCTGTGTGGAGGAATGTAGTGGAGGCCATGGATGTAGGAACAGTCACGAGGGTTGAGCCTCCTATACTCGTGTTCGAAACCCTCACGCCCGAGGGAGAGGTCCTGTGGGCTAGGGAGATAGCGGTAGACATCGAGCAAGGGAAGCTCCTGGGGTTCAGAGAAAATAGTTTGTACTTTACCGACGGTAGATACGTATATAAGATGGGTCCCGATAGGGCTGCCGAGAAGCTCGCAGACCTCGGAACCCAAGGGCTCTCGGCGGATACAGTCCTAGGCGCTATAATAGCCGCCCCAATACTATTCCCCTTCCTACCCTTCATAACACCCGATACCACGACAGTTATGGTTATGGTTGATACAACATTGTACATCTACAACGGGCCCGAGGCTCAACTGCTCTCAGTAGCTCTAGGCTAGGATTGAGCGGCCGTAGTTCTCCGGCTTTACCGCCGTTATTCTGTAGAGCTCCGCAATTCACTACGCCTATACTCCTTTGGCGCGTCCTCTATCCTGCAGGTGCAGTTCACCAGGCAGCTCTATATACAGCTGAAATCTCCTTACACCTATCCCATATAAGCCTGACCTTCATGTTCTCGATGAACTCAAACGATTGTGACAACACTCGCAGCATCACGAGGACGTACCTCTATATGTGCTCCACAGCTTATGCAAGTCTCCTGGTCGCACACAACTCTCACAAATTCACCAAAGCTTACCTCAGGTTTCCACCGAGATTAACAGCAGCCTAATCTATGAAATGAAAGATACGAGTTTGGCTCTATAGTTAGAAGGCACCTTAAAGATGTAGTGTTCTAAGATATCGTTGATACTAACCAAGGTGTCGTCGAACGTTACAATTGCCGAGCCCCTACTGTAATTAACCTTGGTGTCAATTATACCTTTTACATTTTTCAGCGCTGTCTCTATGGCTATTGCACAGCCCTCACAATGCATACCTTCAATGCCGAGAAGAGCTTTCTCTTGTTTATTATGCGAAAATAAGATAGCCTGTGAATGGCGCTTAAAGATTATCATTCTCGCCTTGAGGTATGGCCAACTTTCATTCACATATGCATAGTTTCGTTATGTTGTAGAAGCTTGTTTAAGGTTGTTTAAGGATGGATGTGGTGAGCGGTTTAATGTTAGACTTTAAGTTCTAAGATAATGCTTTCCTTTGCTCAGCATCCCTCTAATCTATTTTAACCTTGTGTTTAAAGTTTTCTAGCTTATCACGAGTGACCGTGTGAATATGTAAGGGGTGGGAAGGTGGTAGGTTCAGTTCTTTCACTAGCCTCTCCTCTATAAACTTGACCTCATGGGGTGAGAGTGGCTTTGTGGTGGAAACAATTAGATCAATATCACCCGACTTCTCGTACTCTCCTCTCGCTATACTCCCTGTTATGTAGACTTCTGCATTCATTATCTCTCTTTTTATAATTTCTGCTGCTCTAGCCGTCAGGTTTCTCCACCCACTAATCAGTGACTCCCTGACCTTTAGAGAGGGGTCTATTACTTGTGGTAGCCTCCTGCCTTTAATTCTCCTATAGAGGGCTTCAGCTGCCATGCTACCAGCTATGAGAACGGCTAATATAGCTAGTTCACCCGGGTTCATAGAGGCCATCTGATAAACTAGTATAGCTAGAGAAGTAAGGTTGAGGATAAAACCAACAAGGGATATTAGGGGGTTTGCACCCGTCTCCCTGCGGAGCTTGTACGCTGCCAGGTTGACTGCTGCGAATATAATTAAGAACCCTCCGCTACCTGCTGTGCTAATCTGCTCTAGACTTGCATATAGGGCTAGTAGAAGGCCCAATATGCTTATAACAAGGAGGCCCTCGTAGGCGCCTCGCCAGATATGCCTTCCTAGGAGCTGGGGTGCCTCACCGTACTTAGCTATGATATAGCTTACGCGTGCGGAGCCGTATAAGGTTGCGTTAATCGCGCTGCTTGTCGAAGCCAAGGCGGCAGCCACAACCAGTGTGAAGCCTATCTTACCTAACACGGGTTCTACTAGTACTGCTAGGGCATAGTCTCTGGCGATTCGAACAGTATCTGGGTCTAACGTGCCTGCAGCTACTATAGCTATCAAAACGTATACAATGATGACTGTGACAACACTCGCGTAGAGCCCTTTTCTCAACGTCGTAGTGTCCCTAACGTCCTTTGCAGTGTTTGCCACTAGTTCAAAACCTTCATATGCAAGAAATATTATCATGCCACCCGCAACTATACTTAGGATCGATGGCCACTCTCTCACTCCCAACCTGTTCCAGTCTACGAGCGGCATGCTTACGACGGCTACGAGTATGAGAACGAGAAGTTTGAATATGACCAGTCCTAACTCGACTCTCCCGCTCATGATAGCACCCAGCATGTTAACTACTGTAAGCCCTGCTATAACGAATACTACGAGGGCAATGTAAGCCTCCCTCGGACAGCAGTTAATCATGCTGGCGCCGTAGCTGCCGAAAGCGTGGGCATAAAGCGAAATCATGACAATGTAGGATGCGAGCAGCATGATGTTTAATCCTCCGCTGATAACGTTGTCACCGTAGGCTCTAACTATGAATTCTATAGTGCCTCCCTCGCTTGGATACCTAGAGCTTAGCTTAGCATACGAGTAAGAGGTTATTAGAGCTACAGAACCTGCGAGTAAGAAAGCCAGAGGTGCGGCAGCTCCAGCAAGTTCAAGGCTTAGACCCAGGGTTGCGAATATGCCCCCTCCAATCATACCGCCGACTCCAATACTGAAGACCTCCCAGAAACCAAGTTTCTCGGTACCTTTTCTCGCCGACAAACCTGGCACCCTTCTTTCTTCACGTAGACTTCAAAGCAGTGGTTACGTCCTAACGACCGAAGCCAGGCCATCATCAATTTTGGCTTGAGGCGTCTATTATAAACATGTGAACAAAACAATTACATAGTATAATCATAAACTGGTAAAACCCTAGCCTCAAAATTGGACAAATCCAACTTGCAGAAATGAATATATGAATTACGTTCTCGCCACTATACTATAGTGAAGTACTGCTAGGGGGTTTCCGATATTGATTTCCTCACAGGACGTTGGTAAGCGAGTAAGACTTTCGAGAATACTTCCAGATGGTAGGTCTGTTATATTCGCCTTTGATCATGGGATCGAGCATGGGCCTGGAGAGATTCCGGAGGAGAGGCTGGATCCTAGGTTGTTGATTAGAGAGGTTGTTGAAGCGGGTGTTGACGCTATAATGACTACACCAGGTATAGCCCGTTTAACATGGGATATTTGGGCTAACCGAGTAGCAATGATTATAAAGGTAAGCGGGAAAACCAGCATAAGACCTCAGGACGATCAGTTCCTCCAGAGCGCTATATCGAGTGTAGATGAAGTTGTTGCACTTGGTGGTGATGGGGTTGCGGCGACAGTTTACTGGGGAAGCCAGTTCGAGGATAAGATGTTAGAGAGATGGACCCGGATCCGTTTGAGAGCGGAGAAGCTTGGTCTACCAGCTCTTCAGCTTGCATATCCCCGAGGCCCCCATATAAAGAACAGGTACGCAGTTGATATAGTTGCTTATGGAGCAAGGGCTGCTATGGAGACTGGAGCGGACCTTATAAAGACGTACTACACTGGCTCAACGGAATCGTTCAGGAGGGTGGTTAGCGCGGCTGGCGGGGTGCCGGTTCTGATGAGTGGTGGGGCACGCACACCATCCCCGCAGGAGTTCTTGCATAAGGTTTATTCCGTGATGGAGGCTGGAGGTGGAGGTGTGGTTGTTGGAAGAAATATCTTCCAAGCTGGTGATATCCGAGCCATGGTTAAGGCAATTAGGGCAATAGTACATGAAGGCTTTGATCCGGAGAAGGCCTCTAAGCTTTTAGGTTAGAATGGGGATTAGGTAGTAATGCTAGAGCATCTGGTGCAGGCTGTTGCTGTAGGTCACGCTCTTGTCGATCTCAGGCTGTACGTTGAGAGAATACCGGGTGTAGACGAAGAGGCGGTGATTAAGGATGAGACGAGAAGTGTGGGAGGTTCTGCGGCGAACGTGGCTGTAGTGTTGAGAAGGTTAGGGGTTCAGTCAGGCATTATTGGAAAGATAGGGCTGGACGACTTCGGGAGGATAGCCGTGGACAATCTTATGAGAGAAGGAGTGGACATCTCTGGCCTCCGAGTATCTCTGCGGGATAGGACTGGGTTCTCCGTGGTTGTGCGTGACAAGGAAGGGTCGATAACTATTTACAGTTTTAAAGGCGCTGCTGAAAAGCTCGAGCCAGGGGAGATTGACGCGGACGCTATAGGTAGATCAAAACACGTACACGTTGCCAGTCTAAGGCCCGATACTACTCTTAAAACCGTAGAGATCGCTAAGAAACGTTCCATAACTGTTTCATGGGATCCGGGCAGGGTTTTATCGAAGATGGGAGCCGAGAGGCTTGCCAATATAATTTCTAAAGTGGACATCATCTTTGTTAATAGGAATGAGGCGAAGAATCTTACAGGGTATCATGATTATAGGCAAGCTGCAAGGCACCTTAAAAAACTTGGTCCAAAAATTGTTGTGATAAAGCTGGGAGCCAGCGGATCATACATCCTTTATAGTGATGGTGAGGTATTCGTTCCAGCCATAAAGCCGGAGAGAGTTGTGGATACAACTGGTGCTGGCGATTCTTATGCGGCAGGCTTTATAGCGGGTCTTCTCAGGGGCTACACTATAGAAAAAGCCTCTTTGTATGCTACTATCGTCGCCTCAATAAAAGTATCTAGGCTTGGATCTAACGCAGCTCCCTCTCATGAGGAAGTGGTTGAAAAAGCCAGAGAGCTCGGGGTGGAGATTTAGTTGGAATTACCGTCAGAAATATTGATTAGAAGGGATTTTAGAATTGATGGCTGTTAATGTTGACAAGATAAAGCAATATTAGTCATGCTACAACTTTTTATTAGTTTGCGTCATCCAATAGAAACTCATAGTGTCCTTATGGTGGGTGTTTTGAAGAGGCCTAGGAGTAGGCTATGGTATGATGGCTTGGAGAACACACCGCACAGAGTCTATCTGAGGGCTATTGGATTCACTAGCGACGACTTCCAGAAACCACTTATTGCCGTGGTAGCGGCATGGAGCGAGGCCGGGCCCTGCAACTTTAACGTGCTGCCAGGAAGTCTCCGCGTGAAGGAGGGGGTTAGGTCAGCGGGGGGTGTGCCACTGGCGGTTCCCACTATCGTTGTTAACGATGGCATAAACATGGGAACTCCCGGGATGCGTTATAGCCTCATAAGTAGGGAGCTAATTGCAGACACTATAGAAGCACAAGTGGCCAGCCACGGGTTCGACGGCTGGGTCGGTATTGGGGGCTGTGACAAGACCCAGCCTGGGATAATGATGGCCATGGCAAGGCTCGACCTCCCGAGCATCTACATTTATGGGGGGACCGCTGAGCATGGCGTTCTTGATGGGGAAACAGTGACAGTCCAATCTGCATTCGAGGCTGTGGGGGCCTATCTTAAAGGTCTAATAGATGAGGAACGCCTTTACGAGATAGAGAAGGCTGCCATGCCCACGCCGGGCACCTGCCAGGGCCTCTTCACAGCCAACACAATGGCCATACTTGCAGAGGCCTTGGGCCTCTCTCCCCTCGGCTCGGCAAGCCCTCCAGCAACTAGCTCTGAGAGGGCTAGGGAGCTGGCCAGGGCTGGAGCTCTGGCAGTGGGGCTTGTGGAGACTGGCCTGACCCCCCGAAGGATTCTCACCTACGAGGCATTCTACAACGCTATAGTGACATTGATGGCTATATCAGGCTCCACTAACGCCGTGCTCCACCTCCTAGCAATAGCCAGAGAGGCTGGGGTCAAGTTGGCACTTGACGATTTCGACGAAGCCAGTAGAAAGGTGCCTGTGATAGCTGCCCTGGCCCCCGCGGGGAAGTATACGATGGTGGACCTACATAATGTGGGTGGTGCTCCGGTTATCCTCAGGAAGCTTCTCGACCGGGGGTTGCTCTATGGTGAGGCTGTGACAGTTGAGGGGGTGGAGATAGGGAAACTACTTAGCAAATGGGAGCCTAGGACCGACTATAATATTCTCTACGATTTCGATAAACCATACAAGCCTCATGCGGGCCTGAGGATACTCAGAGGCTCCCTCGCGCCTAGGGGTGCAGTTATGAAGATAGGGGCAAGCGGCATTCTGAAGTTCAAGGGGGCTGCAAAGGTGTTCGACAGCGAGGAAGAAGCTTTCAAGGCCATTGAGAGAGGTTACGTAGAAGAGGGGGACGTCGTCGTAGTTCGCTATGTAGGCCCCAAGGGCGCGCCCGGCATGCCGGAGATGCTCAAGATAACCGCGGCCATAGTGGGGGCAGGGCTGGGAGAGAAGGTCGCACTCATAACTGACGGGAGGTTTAGCGGGGCAACAAGAGGAGTGATGGTAGGTCATGCAGCACCGGAGGCTGCCGTAGGAGGACCGATAGCTCTAGTTGAAAACGGAGATGAAATAGTCATAGACGGTGAAAAAGGAACGCTCGATGTCCTCTTGGGAGGAGACGAACTCGCCAGGAGACGAGATAAATGGTCTCCTCCTCCCCTCCCAAAGCAAGGTTTGCTTCGGAAGTATGCAAAGCTTGTAACACAAGCTGACGAGGGAGCGGTTACCCACTGAAACTTCCCCGGGTAGAGGCCAATGATATTAGAGGCTAGTCGACGGTTACGACGTGTATGCCAGCAAGCAGTAGGAGTGTGACGGATAGGAGTTTTTGCGCGTATATAAGCCTGGAAATCCTGCCTTCCCTCCTCCCTTTCCCAAGATACAATAAAGCTCCGCTCGACAGTAGGAGAGATATCAATACTCCGAGGGCGTATTCGGGGGGTAGCTGTACCTGTATTAGCAGTGTCACGTAGCAGTGCCATAAAGCCCAGGATTACGGCGGAAATGATGTGATATTGTTAGTATGGCATTATAGATGACAGCTAACTTCACTTCTCTCCTCGCGCTTCTAATGCAGGCTTCCCTGGCAATTACAAAAGCAAGAATAGCGGGAACACCTAGGTTCCAAGCTATTTCACCTAGCTCTTCTCCAGAGTTTGACCCAGGAGGAATGAAATGCCCCTACCCTTCTCCCTATACTCTTCCTTTTCATCTCCATTCAGAATATAGAACGCGTGACCTCTGTGCAGCCAAACCTGTGGAGAGAACAACCATTAATAGCGAGGCTGCGATGACAACTACTGTAAGAATCTTAACGTTGGGCCGGATTTTTTATTGCGCCCAGTGGTTGCAAACAATTTGTATATATTATATAAGTCACCAATATACAGCTATAAACTATCCGGAGAGGAGAGCCGTGTTTTCCTATAGAAGCGCAAGGGGTTGGGGATAATTCTAGCCTTCTAACCCTAGGAGAGCCGTCTAAACACGCTTTTCAACCGGCTGTATATCTCCTGGTATATTTGGAGTAGATCTTTATACGCCTTGGAAGCGTTAGAATCTGCTTCAGCCCTCCACGATACTGGTATTTTTCCCGCTTCCGATTCTATGCTACTCCCCTTTAGAGCCGCGGCAGCCAGGGCTCCGGCGCCTCTAACTCCCGCCATCTCTGGCTGGCTGACAGTTTCTATTGTGGCGTTGAGTGCGCTGGCTATAACCTTGGCAAGCGTTCTGAGTCTAAAACCTCCCCCAACACCTCTCACCAGCTTTGGCTTACCGGCGAGACGTGTCATGTGCTCCATTGCCCAGGCGATGTTCAATGCAACACCTTCTACTGCGGCCCTTACTAGGTGTTTCTTAGTGTGTCTGAGTGTGAGGCCGACGAGCACCCCCTTGGCGTGGGGATCGTCTATTGGTGTTCTCTCGCCGTACAGCCATGGGGTGGCTATTAACCCTTCGGAGCCTGGGGGTATCGAGTGGATGTCCTCCACTGCTCTGTAGTCCATGCCAGTCACATCCAAGATCCAGTCTATCATCCCACCCGCTATCTCCTGCTCTCCTATTACGAGATACTCTCCTGGCTTGGCTGAGAGGAGGCTCCCTATATAGTGTCTAACGTCTAGAAGCCTCCTGGTACTGTGTACCCCTATCCAGCTGCTGGTCCCCACGTATATGTGATACTCCCCGGCGGCCAGAGCTCCGGAGCCCACTGCTGAGGAGGCGATGTCGCCAGCCCCCACAATTACGGGTATTCCTTGTGGAAGGCCAAGGTCTCTTGCTGCACTTGATACCAGCCCGCCAGCCACGTCGGTCGGACCAGCTATCCCTGGTAGCTTTTCAAGGGGTATTCCATAGCGCCTCGCTAGCCTGGGGCTCCAGACCGCCCTGCCTCCCCGGGTGTCGGCTAGCCATGTGAGATGGGCGTCGTCGGGGCTTACCAGGCGTGCTTCGGCGGTTTTCGCGAGGACCCATGTCTTGAGCGTTCCTATGGTGTGGGCTTTGGTAAACAAGTCGGGCTTATTCTCCCGGAGCCAAACCATCTTGGAGAGAGGGTCTTTGCCCGTCTTGCTGGGTGCTCCTCCGGTGAGCCTTAGCAGGTCCACGAGGTGGAGGAGATTATATCCTGAGACCTTCAATACCCCGCTGAACAGCTCCCTGGGGAGGCCGTGGGCCCTCTCGTCCAGCCAGGTTATTATCGGTGTTAACTCGTAATTGTCCCGGTCTAAAAGAACAACACCGGCCAGGTATGTAGAGAATATAACACCGGATACACGGCTCGCCTCAAACCCTTCTAACGCCGCCGACGAAGCCCGGACTATAGCCTGCCAAAGCTCTTCGGGATCCTGCTCCGACCATCCCTTCCTAGGGTAGCTAACGGGGGTGGAAACGCTCCCCCTCCCAGTTATCTCGAGGGTGTTGCAGTCCACTAAGCCCGCCTTAATTCTCGTCGTACCTATGTCTATGGATAGTATGCTGTCGCAACCCCCCACCAGTAACCCCCCGGTCCTCACCAGCCTGGCCAGGAGGGCTTGAAGATCTCCAGCATGGCCTCCTTAATAAGCTCGGCGACAACATCGGGCTTCAACAGGTAGATCATCTCGTTCACGACCCTCACGGCCTTGTCGTCGAACCCCGCATTCTCTATCCTTCTTAATAGGTCCTCCACAGCCTTGAACCCCTCCTCTATGAGGGCGGGTTCAAACCTAGACTCCGGCTCCGGCGCCCCGCGGATGGATTCCTCCACAGCCGCGAGGAAGCTGTCCACGACTCTAGCGTGAATCGGGCTGATCGTCAGGTGTATGCTGGTAGGGAAGCCGAGGTGCTTGTTGCCAGGCTGTAGCTGTACCACCCACCCTGCCCTGCCCAGTCTCGTAGCTACTTCTACGACGTCGATATCGCTGTCTGTGAAGGACAATATACCTGCCTTAGGCCTGCCCAGTACCTCTAGACCGAGAGACTCCAGACCCTTCTGGATGCGCCTCCGGGCTTCCAACACCATCCCAGCCAGCTCGCGGTACCCCTCTACCCCTAATGTTCTTGCTACAGCCCATGCTGCAGCTAGGGTGCCAGCACTCCTCGTCGACAATATTGCCTGGTTCACCAGGGGATAGCCAGGCCATGAGGAGTCTACGAATATCGTCGGCTTCTTATCCCTGGCCCTTCTAAACAGGAGTATGGAGGATCCCTTGGGGGCGTAGCCGTACTTGTGCATATCAACGCTGAAGCTTCTAACCCCCTCAACCCCGAAATCGAATTTCCCCACCTCTTCCCCTGCATCACTGGCGAAAGCCAGTACCATACCCCCTATGCATGCGTCGACGTGAAGCCATACATCCCTCGCTGCGGCTATGTCGCCGAGGTCCTCAACAGGGTCGAGGGAGCCGTAGGGGTAGTCTACGGCGGAGGCGACGATCATAACTGTATCGCGGTCGATTTTCTCCTCGATAATGGCCGGGTCTGCCTGCAGAGTCACACTGTCAACAGGTACTCTCTCAACTTTAAGACCGAGAAGGTATGCGGCTTTAGCGAAGGCTGGGTGAGCGGTTATAGGCATCACGATCTTCCCTGCACCCGATTTCCCGGCCCTCCTCCATCTTTCTCTAGCGGCTAGAACGGCTAGAATGATACTCTCCGTACCGCCGTAGGTGAATGTTCCTGAATATCCTTCAGGAGCGTGGAAAAGGTGTCCTGCGAATCCTAGGAGCTGTTTCTCAAGCTCTATGATGCTGGGGTAGACAGTGAAGTCCAGCATCGTCTTATCCCTGTAGAGTTCCAGGGCCTTTGACGCGGCTTTACGCACCTCGTCCATGCCAGGATCGTAGACGTGGGTGAAGACCCGGCCAGTCCAGGGATTTATGTCTCTACTTGAGAGAAGGAAGAGCTCCCGGAGGACTCGATCCAACCTAGATTTTATGTCGTCCGCGGCCATTTCTCGGGCCCACTATAGTGGGTTTCCACGCCGGCTTATACCCTCTACCCAGCTGCATCCATCCTTAGAAGGGATTGTACAAGGCGGGTGCACTCCTCCAGCCCTCCACAGTCCACATGGCTTTTAACATAGTTCACTTCCCCAACGCTCTCCCGTATATCGTCAAGATGGATCTCCCTATCGTCGAAATAAACTATCCTGCCGGGCGTCAAGTAAAGCCTGCGCTCCACCCGCAACACTCTGAGAAGCTTAGTCAACATCCTTCCCTTCCACGGGTGAGGCTCTATAACGTGATAATGGAATATATGAGACGCGCCTAAAACCCTCAAAGCCTCAAGTGCTTTAAAAGGGACGTTCCAGCTGAACGACGAGACTACCGCCCCCGATCTTCTCGCCCATAAAGCCAGGGCGACCATATATCCATAGAGCCTGACCTCAACCCCGCCAGAATCGACAATAGCATTATGAGAAACGCGAGTAAAGGGCGGCTTTAGCGAGCTCACATCTAAATGATCCCAGAGAGTACCATCTAAGTCTAGAAGGAGAAGCCAATCCCGCTTCAACTAAAACCACCACAAACTACATTCAAAAATGAAACTTGAAGAAAACTCCACCGCCTCAACTTAATCCCTTTTACTCTATCGCTTTCAAACCTTTTCACTTAGCAACAGGTGTCACAGCACAGAACCATAGACTTCGGCAATCCACTTTAGCACAGTTCTCTGAAACAACGGGATGAACGGTAACCTTATGTTGAGTGCTTTAAGCACACCTCCGTCATGGTACACCATAATCGATTGTCTCCCGTCAGACACGAGAACAGCTTTCACGCTATAATTCTCAATGCTAGAAAGTAGTTTGTCGGCAAGAAGAGATAGCTCATCATTTCTAGCTCTACTTTTAACTTTATCCGGGTCAACGGCATACACCCTTCCATACAGTCTGAGATGTTCCGCCGAGTACCTAGACAGTTTTAAGAGAATGATATCGGCAGCCACCTTCTTCTCGCTTATCTTACTAAAGATCCCCCGAAATCTCAGGCCGAACCTCCCATCTGCTAAACCTATAATCAAGTCAGACTCCGTTCTTTCAACAAGAAGTTTGAGACTATTCCTAATACTCCACTCACCCTCCAGATAGAGTATGGGCAGCTGCTTCTCCTCATACCTCCTTTTGGAAGTTTTAACTCGATTATAGCCTCCTCCGCGGATCTCACATACCTATCTCGCATTTCCCCTATAACATGCTCGGGATCAACCGCCCTATAGTATGTCGGCGATCCCTGCGTCCTTTCTACAAAACCCTTTGCAATAAGGTCTCTCAATACGTCGTAGACCCGAGGTCTAGGCACTCCGCTCCTTAGAGATATTTCTCCGGCCTTTGAGGGGCCGTAGAGTACTAGTGCCGCGTACACCCGGGCTTCATACTCTTTAAAACCCAGGCTCGTGAGCTTGCCCACGATCTCGCGACTTATCATAGCACTACCCATGATTAAATTTGTAACTCTCAGAGTTACAATAGTTTTTCAACACATTGTCTCCATTATAATAGCACGGGGTTTCTAGTCTTGACGGAATCATTAAGCGTGAGCCTGGAAAAATCGGAGAAGTTAGTTGTAGATCTTAGAGATGCTACAAGGAAGATCATACATATGGTTGGAGGGAAGGCGGCATCGCTGGGAGAACTTCTTGAACACGGTTTACCCGTGCCGCCCGGTTTTGTAGTAACTACTAGAGCTTACGACCTGTTCGTAGAGAAGAATGGACTAAAGAGTGTTATTGAGAATTTTAGTGGGGCTAACCAAGCGGCAATACTTAGGC from Aeropyrum pernix K1 encodes:
- the fba gene encoding class I fructose-bisphosphate aldolase yields the protein MISSQDVGKRVRLSRILPDGRSVIFAFDHGIEHGPGEIPEERLDPRLLIREVVEAGVDAIMTTPGIARLTWDIWANRVAMIIKVSGKTSIRPQDDQFLQSAISSVDEVVALGGDGVAATVYWGSQFEDKMLERWTRIRLRAEKLGLPALQLAYPRGPHIKNRYAVDIVAYGARAAMETGADLIKTYYTGSTESFRRVVSAAGGVPVLMSGGARTPSPQEFLHKVYSVMEAGGGGVVVGRNIFQAGDIRAMVKAIRAIVHEGFDPEKASKLLG
- the ilvD gene encoding dihydroxy-acid dehydratase, whose translation is MVGVLKRPRSRLWYDGLENTPHRVYLRAIGFTSDDFQKPLIAVVAAWSEAGPCNFNVLPGSLRVKEGVRSAGGVPLAVPTIVVNDGINMGTPGMRYSLISRELIADTIEAQVASHGFDGWVGIGGCDKTQPGIMMAMARLDLPSIYIYGGTAEHGVLDGETVTVQSAFEAVGAYLKGLIDEERLYEIEKAAMPTPGTCQGLFTANTMAILAEALGLSPLGSASPPATSSERARELARAGALAVGLVETGLTPRRILTYEAFYNAIVTLMAISGSTNAVLHLLAIAREAGVKLALDDFDEASRKVPVIAALAPAGKYTMVDLHNVGGAPVILRKLLDRGLLYGEAVTVEGVEIGKLLSKWEPRTDYNILYDFDKPYKPHAGLRILRGSLAPRGAVMKIGASGILKFKGAAKVFDSEEEAFKAIERGYVEEGDVVVVRYVGPKGAPGMPEMLKITAAIVGAGLGEKVALITDGRFSGATRGVMVGHAAPEAAVGGPIALVENGDEIVIDGEKGTLDVLLGGDELARRRDKWSPPPLPKQGLLRKYAKLVTQADEGAVTH
- a CDS encoding carbohydrate kinase family protein, which translates into the protein MLEHLVQAVAVGHALVDLRLYVERIPGVDEEAVIKDETRSVGGSAANVAVVLRRLGVQSGIIGKIGLDDFGRIAVDNLMREGVDISGLRVSLRDRTGFSVVVRDKEGSITIYSFKGAAEKLEPGEIDADAIGRSKHVHVASLRPDTTLKTVEIAKKRSITVSWDPGRVLSKMGAERLANIISKVDIIFVNRNEAKNLTGYHDYRQAARHLKKLGPKIVVIKLGASGSYILYSDGEVFVPAIKPERVVDTTGAGDSYAAGFIAGLLRGYTIEKASLYATIVASIKVSRLGSNAAPSHEEVVEKARELGVEI
- a CDS encoding pyridoxal phosphate-dependent decarboxylase family protein, with protein sequence MAADDIKSRLDRVLRELFLLSSRDINPWTGRVFTHVYDPGMDEVRKAASKALELYRDKTMLDFTVYPSIIELEKQLLGFAGHLFHAPEGYSGTFTYGGTESIILAVLAARERWRRAGKSGAGKIVMPITAHPAFAKAAYLLGLKVERVPVDSVTLQADPAIIEEKIDRDTVMIVASAVDYPYGSLDPVEDLGDIAAARDVWLHVDACIGGMVLAFASDAGEEVGKFDFGVEGVRSFSVDMHKYGYAPKGSSILLFRRARDKKPTIFVDSSWPGYPLVNQAILSTRSAGTLAAAWAVARTLGVEGYRELAGMVLEARRRIQKGLESLGLEVLGRPKAGILSFTDSDIDVVEVATRLGRAGWVVQLQPGNKHLGFPTSIHLTISPIHARVVDSFLAAVEESIRGAPEPESRFEPALIEEGFKAVEDLLRRIENAGFDDKAVRVVNEMIYLLKPDVVAELIKEAMLEIFKPSWPGW
- a CDS encoding xylulokinase — encoded protein: MGGCDSILSIDIGTTRIKAGLVDCNTLEITGRGSVSTPVSYPRKGWSEQDPEELWQAIVRASSAALEGFEASRVSGVIFSTYLAGVVLLDRDNYELTPIITWLDERAHGLPRELFSGVLKVSGYNLLHLVDLLRLTGGAPSKTGKDPLSKMVWLRENKPDLFTKAHTIGTLKTWVLAKTAEARLVSPDDAHLTWLADTRGGRAVWSPRLARRYGIPLEKLPGIAGPTDVAGGLVSSAARDLGLPQGIPVIVGAGDIASSAVGSGALAAGEYHIYVGTSSWIGVHSTRRLLDVRHYIGSLLSAKPGEYLVIGEQEIAGGMIDWILDVTGMDYRAVEDIHSIPPGSEGLIATPWLYGERTPIDDPHAKGVLVGLTLRHTKKHLVRAAVEGVALNIAWAMEHMTRLAGKPKLVRGVGGGFRLRTLAKVIASALNATIETVSQPEMAGVRGAGALAAAALKGSSIESEAGKIPVSWRAEADSNASKAYKDLLQIYQEIYSRLKSVFRRLS
- a CDS encoding amino acid permease, with the protein product MSARKGTEKLGFWEVFSIGVGGMIGGGIFATLGLSLELAGAAAPLAFLLAGSVALITSYSYAKLSSRYPSEGGTIEFIVRAYGDNVISGGLNIMLLASYIVMISLYAHAFGSYGASMINCCPREAYIALVVFVIAGLTVVNMLGAIMSGRVELGLVIFKLLVLILVAVVSMPLVDWNRLGVREWPSILSIVAGGMIIFLAYEGFELVANTAKDVRDTTTLRKGLYASVVTVIIVYVLIAIVAAGTLDPDTVRIARDYALAVLVEPVLGKIGFTLVVAAALASTSSAINATLYGSARVSYIIAKYGEAPQLLGRHIWRGAYEGLLVISILGLLLALYASLEQISTAGSGGFLIIFAAVNLAAYKLRRETGANPLISLVGFILNLTSLAILVYQMASMNPGELAILAVLIAGSMAAEALYRRIKGRRLPQVIDPSLKVRESLISGWRNLTARAAEIIKREIMNAEVYITGSIARGEYEKSGDIDLIVSTTKPLSPHEVKFIEERLVKELNLPPSHPLHIHTVTRDKLENFKHKVKID
- a CDS encoding magnesium-dependent phosphatase-1 — translated: MKRDWLLLLDLDGTLWDHLDVSSLKPPFTRVSHNAIVDSGGVEVRLYGYMVALALWARRSGAVVSSFSWNVPFKALEALRVLGASHIFHYHVIEPHPWKGRMLTKLLRVLRVERRLYLTPGRIVYFDDREIHLDDIRESVGEVNYVKSHVDCGGLEECTRLVQSLLRMDAAG
- a CDS encoding heavy-metal-associated domain-containing protein → MIIFKRHSQAILFSHNKQEKALLGIEGMHCEGCAIAIETALKNVKGIIDTKVNYSRGSAIVTFDDTLVSINDILEHYIFKVPSNYRAKLVSFIS